Proteins encoded by one window of Corythoichthys intestinalis isolate RoL2023-P3 chromosome 20, ASM3026506v1, whole genome shotgun sequence:
- the bambia gene encoding BMP and activin membrane-bound inhibitor (Xenopus laevis) homolog a has product MDRHFSLISIWLQLELCAMAVLLTKGEIRCYCDAPHCVATGYMCKSELNACFTKVLDPLSSNSPLTHGCLDPIANAGDVCSNQRASDALAGAATLDCCHDDMCNYRGLHDLAHTRDSTDHGRYQQEGNNRNLVTRVQELASAKEVWFRAAVIAVPIAGGLILVLLIMLALRMLRSENKRLQDQRQQMLSRLHYSFHGHHTKKGHVAKLDLECMVPVTGHENCCLTCDKMRQTDLSNDKILSLVHWGMYSGHGKLEFV; this is encoded by the exons ATGGATCGTCACTTCAGTTTGATTTCGATTTGGCTCCAACTGGAACTTTGCGCCATGGCTGTCCTTCTCACTAAAG GGGAAATAAGGTGTTACTGTGATGCACCTCACTGTGTGGCCACAGGATACATGTGCAAGTCTGAGCTAAACGCCTGCTTCACCAAGGTGTTGGACCCACTAAGCTCCAACTCTCCCCTCACACACGGGTGTTTAGACCCCATCGCCAACGCTGGCGACGTCTGCAGCAACCAGAGGGCCTCAGACGCCCTCGCCGGTGCCGCCACTCTGGACTGTTGCCACGACGACATGTGTAACTACAGAGGCCTGCATGACCTGGCACACACAAGGGACTCCACAG ATCATGGTCGATACCAGCAAGAGGGCAACAACAGAAACCTGGTGACGCGTGTTCAGGAGTTAGCCTCGGCCAAGGAGGTGTGGTTCCGAGCTGCGGTGATCGCCGTCCCCATCGCCGGCGGCCTCATACTGGTGCTACTCATCATGTTGGCGCTGCGTATGCTGCGCAGTGAGAACAAGCGGCTACAGGATCAACGGCAGCAGATGCTGTCGCGGCTTCACTACAGCTTCCACGGCCACCATACCAAGAAAGGCCATGTGGCAAAGCTGGACTTGGAGTGCATGGTGCCCGTCACGGGTCACGAAAACTGCTGTCTGACCTGCGATAAGATGAGGCAGACGGACCTCAGTAATGATAAGATACTATCCCTCGTCCACTGGGGAATGTACAGCGGCCATGGCAAGCTGGAGTTTGTATGA
- the LOC130908962 gene encoding triple functional domain protein-like yields the protein MQQWSQVHKTYLKIRAGQKTSTMEHLASQILATIERLGEHLLEHPLSLTDLDRMSNGANKAASRETFVLAELIKTEKAYVQDLRECIYTYMREMMTHEVEIPAGLINMEHVIFGNLLELYEFHHKIFLKELEKHESVPEDVGHCFVKWAEKFQLYVDYAKNSDKSTRLIVEHTVTYFNKIQQKHGLPFSLQSFLIKPIQRMTKYPLLIKNLLDCFEDEKGLLKEALEVTLGILKRANDAIHFSVLEGFDESGESQGELLRQEAFKMWDTKLPFCRGKNSQLFLLKNSLLVCKVVKDEKGMTKYIYKRKLNLADVKLTEHLKRDPGKFVLRVSRSLMSSKRIVLKASSVQTKLDWIEHIRKLNKEHTLHLTGTLKEPIGIPKAITAKLCKSQKSKSGILLSNSVASWFKKSKKKKKKWRLDQ from the exons ATGCAGCAGTGGAGTCAAGTGCACAAGACTTATCTGAAGATACGAGCTGGACAAAAGACTTCGACCATGGAACATCTTGCATCTCAAATTCTTGCGACCATCGAAAGGCTGGGAG AGCACTTATTGGAGCACCCTCTGAGTTTAACAGATTTGGACCGGATGAGCAATGGTGCAAACAAGGCTGCAAGCAGGGAAAc GTTCGTTTTGGCTGAGCTGATTAAAACCGAAAAGGCTTACGTGCAAGACCTGCGAGAATGCATTTAT ACTTACATGAGGGAGATGATGACACACGAGGTGGAGATCCCTGCAGGACTCATCAATATGGAGCACGTCATCTTCGGGAACTTGTTGGAGCTGTATGAATTCCATCATAA GATCTTCCTCAAGGAACTGGAAAAACATGAAAGCGTCCCTGAAGATGTCGGACATTGCTTTGTGAAATGG gcTGAGAAGTTCCAATTATACGTGGACTACGCCAAGAATAGTGACAAATCCACTCGCCTCATCGTGGAGCATACTGTCACCTATTTTAAT AAAATTCAGCAAAAGCACGGACTGCCATTCTCGTTACAATCATTCCTGATCAAGCCAATCCAGAGAATGACAAAATATCCGCTCCTGATAAAG AATCTCCTCGATTGCTTCGAAGATGAGAAAGGATTACTCAAGGAAGCCCTGGAGGTGACTCTCGGCATTCTCAAGAGAGCTAACGATGCAATTCATTTCTCCGTGCTGGAAG GTTTCGATGAGAGCGGTGAATCCCAAGGTGAGTTGCTCCGACAGGAGGCATTCAAAATGTGGGATACAAAACTGCCATTTTGCAGGGGGAAGAATTCACAACTCTTTCTCCTGAAAAATTCCTTGCTCGTCTGCAAGGTGGTCAAGGATGAGAAAGGCATGACGAAATACATTTACAAGAGAAAACTCAAC CTAGCTGATGTAAAGCTGACAGAACATCTTAAGCGAGACCCTGGCAAGTTTGTCCTTAGGGTGAGCCGCAGCTTGATGTCGAGCAAAAGAATTGTTCTTAAG GCGTCATCTGTTCAAACCAAGCTGGACTGGATCGAACATATCCGGAAGCTAAACAAGGAACACACCCTCCACCTGACGGGTACACTCAAGGAGCCGATTGGTATTCCTAAAGCCATCACAGCAAAGCTCTGCAAGAGCCAAAAGTCAAAATCAGGGATACTTCTATCCAATTCTGTGGcttcttggtttaaaaaaagtaaaaaaaaaaaaaaaaaatggcgcctTGATCAATGA